One region of Erythrolamprus reginae isolate rEryReg1 chromosome 12, rEryReg1.hap1, whole genome shotgun sequence genomic DNA includes:
- the HMBS gene encoding porphobilinogen deaminase isoform X2 encodes MSGPPPPPPPPSSPPHPKASETPTVRVGTRKSQLARIQTDSVVQMLQLHHPHLRFEIVAMSTTGDRILDTALSKIGEKSLFTKELENALERDEVDLVVHSLKDLPTSLPPGFTIGAVCKRENPHDAVVFHPKHAGKTLGSLPEKSVIGTSSLRRAAQLKRKFPRLQFKDIRGNLNTRLKKLDEKEDFSALVLAAAGLRRMGWGSRIGQILSPVDCLYAVGQGALAVEVRAKDQEILEMVSVLHDEETVLRCISERAFMRRLEGGCSVPVAVSTLMKDGQLYLTGAVYSLDGSDSLQETMQRSVNFPPENEEGPDDDLQHVGITARNVSRLAQEAAERLGQEVADLLLSQGAKQILSVARQLSSA; translated from the exons CTGGCTCGGATCCAGACTGACAGTGTGGTGCAGATGCTCCAGCTGCACCACCCCCACCTCCGCTTCGAGATAG TTGCCATGTCAACCACTGGAGACAGGATTCTGGACACTGCCTTATCCAAG ATTGGAGAGAAAAGCCTTTTCACCAAAGAGCTGGAGAATGCGCTGGAGAGAGACGA gGTGGACTTGGTGGTTCACTCCCTGAAGGACCTGCCCACTTCCCTGCCCCCAGGCTTCACCATTGGTGCCGTCTGCAA GAGAGAAAACCCTCACGACGCGGTGGTCTTCCACCCCAAACATGCAGGCAAGACCCTCGGCAGCCTCCCGGAGAAGAG TGTAATTGGGACCAGCTCCCTCCGCCGTGCGGCTCAGCTGAAGAGGAAATTCCCCCGGCTGCAGTTCAAGGACATT AGGGGCAACCTGAACACCCGCCTGAAGAAGCTGGACGAGAAGGAGGACTTCAGTGCCCTGGTCCTGGCAGCAGCGGGGCTCAGGCGCATGGGCTGGGGCAGCCGGATTGGCCAG ATTCTGAGCCCTGTGGACTGCCTGTATGCGGTGGGGCAG GGTGCCTTGGCCGTTGAGGTGCGGGCCAAAGACCAGGAGATCCTAGAGATGGTCTCGGTCCTGCACGACGAGGAGACCGTCCTGCGCTGCATCTCTGAGCGAGCCTTCATGAGGCGCTTG GAAGGAGGCTGCAGCGTGCCAGTGGCTGTCAGCACCCTGATGAAGGATGGCCAG cTGTACCTGACTGGAGCCGTCTACAGCCTGGATGGTTCCGACAGCTTGCAAGAGACCATGCAAAGAAGTGTGAATTTCCCCCCGGAG AATGAAGAAGGCCCCGACGACGACCTCCAGCACGTGGGCATCACCGCCAGGAACGTCTCCCGCCTGGCCCAGGAAGCAGCCGAGAGGCTGGGCCAGGAGGTGGCCGACCTGCTGCTGAGCCAAGGGGCCAAACAGATCCTGAGCGTGGCCAGGCAGCTCAGCAGTGCCTGA
- the DPAGT1 gene encoding UDP-N-acetylglucosamine--dolichyl-phosphate N-acetylglucosaminephosphotransferase isoform X1: MGPPVPVVPLLINVGGSALGCWATLRLIPAFREHFLAARLCGADLNKASRQPVPESQGVISGAVFLILLFCFIPVPFLGCFAGERCQAFPHHELVALVGALLAICCMIFLGFADDVLNLRWRHKLLLPTAASLPLLMVYFTNFGNTTILVPKPFRALLGIYLDLGILYYVYMGMLAVFCTNAINILAGINGLEAGQSLVISASIIAFNVAELTGDYKDDHVFSLYFMIPFFFTTLGLLYHNWYPSRVFVGDTFCYFAGMTFAVVGILGHFSKTMLLFFIPQVANFLYSLPQLLHIIPCPRHRLPRFNAETGKLEMSYSRFKSRSLSPWGAYTLKVAEKLCLVSVRQGTDKEGEFTECNNMTLINFVLKLVGPTPEQVLTVLLLLIQVAGSLVAFGIRYQLVRLFYDV, encoded by the exons ATGGGGCCGCCGGTGCCGGTGGTGCCGCTGCTGATCAACGTGGGCGGCTCGGCGCTGGGCTGCTGGGCCACGCTACGCCTCATCCCGGCCTTCCGCGAGCACTTCCTAGCGGCGCGGCTCTGCGGGGCCGACCTGAACAAGGCCTCGCGGCAGCCCGT CCCCGAGTCGCAGGGCGTCATCAGCGGCGccgtcttcctcatcctcctcttctgCTTCATCCCGGTGCCCTTCCTGGGCTGCTTCGCCGGGGAGCGTTGCCAGGCCTTCCCGCACCACGAG TTGGTGGCGCTGGTGGGGGCCCTGCTGGCCATCTGCTGCATGATCTTCCTGGGCTTCGCCGACGACGTGCTCAACCTGCGCTGGCGGCACAAGCTGCTCCTGCCCACCGCCGCCTCGCTGCCCCTGCTGATGGTCTACTTCACCAACTTCGGCAACACCACCATCCTGGTGCCCAAGCCCTTCCGGGCGCTGCTGGGCATCTACCTTGACCTGG GGATCCTCTACTATGTCTACATGGGCATGCTGGCCGTCTTCTGCACCAACGCCATCAACATCCTGGCTGGGATTAACGGCCTGGAAGCCGGCCAGTCCCTGGTCATCTCCGCCTCCATCATCGCTTTCAATGTTGCGGAGCTGACGG GGGACTACAAAGATGACCACGTCTTCTCCCTCTACTTCATGATTCCCTTTTTCTTCACCACGCTGGGGCTGCTCTACCACAACTG GTACCCGTCCCGGGTGTTTGTGGGAGACACCTTCTGCTACTTTGCTGGCATGACCTTTGCGGTAGTGGGCATCCTGGGGCACTTCAGCAAGACgatgcttctcttcttcatccCGCAAGTGGCCAACTTCCTCTACTCGCTGCCTCAGCTGCTCCACATCATCCCGTGCCCCCGCCACCGGTTGCccag GTTCAACGCAGAAACAGGGAAGCTGGAGATGAGCTACTCGAGATTCAAGTCCAGGAGCCTCTCGCCCTGGGGAGCATATACGCTCAAG GTAGCAGAGAAACTCTGCCTGGTGAGCGTGCGTCAGGGAACAGACAAGGAGGGAGAATTTACCGAATGCAACAACATGACTCTTATTAACTTTGTGCTGAAGCTGGTAGGGCCCACCCCCGAGCAGGTCCTGACCGTTCTGCTGCTGCTGATCCAG GTTGCTGGTAGCTTGGTAGCTTTTGGTATCCGGTACCAGCTGGTGCGGCTGTTTTATGACGTCTGA
- the H2AX gene encoding histone H2AX, whose amino-acid sequence MSGRGKAGGKARAKAKSRSSRAGLQFPVGRVHRLLRRGHYAERVGAGAPVYLAAVLEYLTAEILELAGNAARDNRKTRIVPRHVQLAVRNDEELGRLLGRVTIAQGGVLPNIPAALLPRKTAAATKKAASQEY is encoded by the coding sequence ATGTCGGGTCGCGGCAAGGCGGGCGGGAAGGCGCGGGCCAAGGCGAAGTCGCGGTCTTCGCGCGCCGGGCTGCAGTTCCCGGTGGGCCGCGTGCACCGGCTGCTGCGGCGGGGCCACTACGCGGAGCGGGTCGGGGCGGGCGCGCCGGTCTACCTGGCGGCGGTGCTGGAGTACCTGACGGCCGAGATCCTGGAGCTGGCGGGCAACGCGGCGCGCGACAACCGCAAGACCCGCATCGTCCCGCGCCACGTGCAGCTGGCGGTGCGCAACGACGAGGAGCTGGGCCGCCTGCTGGGCCGCGTCACCATCGCGCAAGGCGGCGTCCTGCCCAACATCCCCGCCGCGCTCCTGCCCCGCAAGACCGCGGCCGCCACCAAGAAGGCCGCCTCGCAGGAGTACTAA
- the DPAGT1 gene encoding UDP-N-acetylglucosamine--dolichyl-phosphate N-acetylglucosaminephosphotransferase isoform X2: MGPPVPVVPLLINVGGSALGCWATLRLIPAFREHFLAARLCGADLNKASRQPVPESQGVISGAVFLILLFCFIPVPFLGCFAGERCQAFPHHELVALVGALLAICCMIFLGFADDVLNLRWRHKLLLPTAASLPLLMVYFTNFGNTTILVPKPFRALLGIYLDLGILYYVYMGMLAVFCTNAINILAGINGLEAGQSLVISASIIAFNVAELTGDYKDDHVFSLYFMIPFFFTTLGLLYHNWYPSRVFVGDTFCYFAGMTFAVVGILGHFSKTMLLFFIPQVANFLYSLPQLLHIIPCPRHRLPRFNAETGKLEMSYSRFKSRSLSPWGAYTLKVAEKLCLVSVRQGTDKEGEFTECNNMTLINFVLKLVGPTPEQVLTVLLLLIQHRETTGGLEKGWFQSIKRGK; the protein is encoded by the exons ATGGGGCCGCCGGTGCCGGTGGTGCCGCTGCTGATCAACGTGGGCGGCTCGGCGCTGGGCTGCTGGGCCACGCTACGCCTCATCCCGGCCTTCCGCGAGCACTTCCTAGCGGCGCGGCTCTGCGGGGCCGACCTGAACAAGGCCTCGCGGCAGCCCGT CCCCGAGTCGCAGGGCGTCATCAGCGGCGccgtcttcctcatcctcctcttctgCTTCATCCCGGTGCCCTTCCTGGGCTGCTTCGCCGGGGAGCGTTGCCAGGCCTTCCCGCACCACGAG TTGGTGGCGCTGGTGGGGGCCCTGCTGGCCATCTGCTGCATGATCTTCCTGGGCTTCGCCGACGACGTGCTCAACCTGCGCTGGCGGCACAAGCTGCTCCTGCCCACCGCCGCCTCGCTGCCCCTGCTGATGGTCTACTTCACCAACTTCGGCAACACCACCATCCTGGTGCCCAAGCCCTTCCGGGCGCTGCTGGGCATCTACCTTGACCTGG GGATCCTCTACTATGTCTACATGGGCATGCTGGCCGTCTTCTGCACCAACGCCATCAACATCCTGGCTGGGATTAACGGCCTGGAAGCCGGCCAGTCCCTGGTCATCTCCGCCTCCATCATCGCTTTCAATGTTGCGGAGCTGACGG GGGACTACAAAGATGACCACGTCTTCTCCCTCTACTTCATGATTCCCTTTTTCTTCACCACGCTGGGGCTGCTCTACCACAACTG GTACCCGTCCCGGGTGTTTGTGGGAGACACCTTCTGCTACTTTGCTGGCATGACCTTTGCGGTAGTGGGCATCCTGGGGCACTTCAGCAAGACgatgcttctcttcttcatccCGCAAGTGGCCAACTTCCTCTACTCGCTGCCTCAGCTGCTCCACATCATCCCGTGCCCCCGCCACCGGTTGCccag GTTCAACGCAGAAACAGGGAAGCTGGAGATGAGCTACTCGAGATTCAAGTCCAGGAGCCTCTCGCCCTGGGGAGCATATACGCTCAAG GTAGCAGAGAAACTCTGCCTGGTGAGCGTGCGTCAGGGAACAGACAAGGAGGGAGAATTTACCGAATGCAACAACATGACTCTTATTAACTTTGTGCTGAAGCTGGTAGGGCCCACCCCCGAGCAGGTCCTGACCGTTCTGCTGCTGCTGATCCAG CACAGAGAAACTACTGGAGGACTGGAAAAGGGCTGGTTCCAATCTATAAAGAGAGGGAAATGA